A stretch of Nitrospinota bacterium DNA encodes these proteins:
- a CDS encoding cyclic nucleotide-binding domain-containing protein, translated as MRSIRVKKGDVVFAEGSISDAFYIILDGHFEISKLDSLGNKRLIGTLRPNEFFGEMGLITGESRTATVKALSHGELLIFSHDEFNDLLNKKPKFLRPILRVMAKRLSDSLPQAK; from the coding sequence ATGAGGTCCATAAGAGTGAAGAAGGGGGATGTGGTTTTCGCAGAAGGAAGCATCAGCGATGCATTTTACATAATACTGGATGGGCATTTTGAAATATCAAAATTAGACTCTTTAGGAAATAAAAGATTGATCGGCACATTGAGGCCAAATGAATTTTTCGGTGAAATGGGTCTGATTACTGGTGAGTCGCGAACAGCAACTGTAAAAGCATTATCACACGGCGAACTTCTAATATTTTCACATGATGAATTCAATGATCTATTAAACAAGAAACCCAAATTCTTAAGGCCGATTTTAAGGGTCATGGCTAAACGCCTGAGTGATAGTTTGCCTCAGGCTAAATAG
- a CDS encoding response regulator transcription factor: MWREYGSSFLEENRSSSHFRTHPGQIEGLPFLSYIVEAGHSYLKFGFSSDWIEAVKLLELGITYDAAELLNLSRRTVNTHRNNILKKMNWRNNAGMTFYAIKKNLVHDHPPSIRNFIHFITLI; encoded by the coding sequence GTGTGGAGGGAATATGGCTCCTCATTCTTGGAGGAAAATCGAAGTTCAAGCCATTTCCGCACACACCCTGGCCAAATTGAGGGGCTTCCTTTTCTCTCTTACATAGTTGAAGCAGGGCATTCATATTTAAAATTCGGTTTTTCAAGCGATTGGATTGAAGCTGTAAAGCTTCTTGAGTTGGGTATTACGTACGATGCAGCTGAACTGCTGAATTTAAGTCGCCGCACTGTAAATACTCACAGGAACAATATTCTCAAGAAAATGAATTGGAGAAACAATGCTGGAATGACGTTTTATGCAATAAAGAAAAATCTTGTTCATGACCACCCCCCTTCCATTAGAAATTTCATCCATTTTATTACCCTTATTTAG
- a CDS encoding aldo/keto reductase yields the protein MRSIKVEGLDIPWTALTLGCMQIAASKEWGDVCSEQDADRVVKTALECGILAFDTAEAYGDGESERRLGRALDSRKNDVLIISKITPDAEMTLESWQSRLEGTLKNLGRDYVDAYLVHWPGMYLDSFANTRKMCDIMAALKESGKARTVGISNFKAKDIDLMSDNASLFTVNQVPYNLLERKYEGEHLRKCENAGIGFMACSPSARGLLAGRLDEEALQTPIRKEYHLYRQYSLDNSQSLRQTVQEIAKEIKTAPINVALAWVIQQMNITTTVVGARKVDQVKEFCAAGDIVLTSDQLDRLNEESDLFHG from the coding sequence ATGCGTTCTATAAAAGTTGAAGGACTCGATATCCCGTGGACGGCCCTCACTCTGGGCTGCATGCAGATTGCCGCCAGCAAAGAGTGGGGCGACGTGTGTTCGGAACAAGATGCCGACCGGGTGGTGAAGACCGCTCTGGAATGCGGAATCCTGGCGTTTGATACCGCCGAGGCTTATGGCGACGGGGAATCTGAACGTCGTCTCGGTAGAGCCTTGGATTCACGAAAAAATGATGTCCTCATAATTTCAAAAATTACCCCCGATGCTGAAATGACACTTGAGTCCTGGCAGTCGCGTCTTGAAGGTACATTGAAAAATCTTGGTCGGGATTATGTCGATGCATATCTGGTTCACTGGCCGGGAATGTATTTAGACTCCTTTGCGAATACCCGGAAGATGTGTGACATCATGGCTGCGCTCAAAGAGAGCGGCAAGGCTCGTACTGTAGGCATTTCAAATTTCAAGGCGAAAGACATTGACCTGATGTCAGATAACGCCTCGTTGTTCACCGTCAATCAAGTTCCTTATAACCTGCTTGAACGCAAGTATGAAGGAGAGCATTTAAGAAAATGTGAGAATGCCGGTATTGGTTTCATGGCGTGTTCGCCCAGTGCCCGTGGTCTCTTGGCTGGTAGATTGGATGAAGAGGCATTACAGACACCCATCCGCAAGGAATATCACCTGTACAGACAGTATTCTTTAGATAATTCGCAAAGTCTGCGCCAAACGGTTCAGGAAATTGCTAAAGAGATAAAGACAGCCCCCATTAACGTGGCACTCGCCTGGGTGATACAGCAAATGAACATCACCACCACTGTGGTAGGCGCACGTAAAGTGGATCAGGTGAAGGAGTTTTGTGCTGCAGGAGATATTGTGCTTACTTCGGATCAGCTGGACCGCCTTAATGAGGAGAGCGATCTATTTCATGGATGA
- the htpX gene encoding zinc metalloprotease HtpX, translating to MSAIKTTILLGGLTLILVFGGMALGGQEGMILAFVIAVAMNFGAYFYSDKMVLSMYKAEEIGEYDSPEIFNIVRELSHRAEIPVPKIYRIPSDQPNAFATGRNPENAAVAVTDGIVKILDHEELAGVLAHELGHVKNRDILIGTIAATLAGAISMLANMAQWSMLFGGGRNDERGGHPALMIIMMILAPIAAMLVQMAVSRTREYKADQTAAELIGTPAPLATALSKLDQFSKKIPMEAEPATAHMFIVSPLTGKDLASLFSTHPPIEKRISALMELSVEPVASLSSSDRGGPSSRSNYEW from the coding sequence GTGAGCGCTATAAAAACAACAATATTATTAGGTGGATTAACGTTAATTCTTGTTTTTGGAGGAATGGCTCTTGGTGGGCAAGAAGGTATGATTCTGGCTTTTGTAATTGCCGTTGCCATGAACTTTGGCGCATACTTTTATAGCGATAAGATGGTTCTCTCCATGTACAAGGCTGAGGAGATCGGTGAATACGATTCTCCAGAGATCTTTAATATAGTAAGAGAACTTTCTCATCGGGCTGAAATTCCCGTTCCAAAAATATATAGGATACCTTCTGACCAGCCTAATGCTTTTGCGACAGGGAGGAATCCGGAAAATGCGGCGGTTGCTGTTACCGATGGAATCGTCAAAATTCTCGATCATGAAGAGTTGGCAGGTGTGCTGGCGCACGAGCTCGGGCATGTTAAAAACAGAGATATTTTGATCGGAACCATTGCGGCAACCTTAGCCGGTGCCATCAGCATGCTGGCTAATATGGCCCAATGGAGCATGTTGTTTGGTGGAGGAAGAAATGATGAAAGAGGAGGCCACCCGGCTCTAATGATCATCATGATGATTTTAGCGCCTATTGCAGCAATGCTGGTTCAGATGGCAGTTTCAAGGACCCGGGAGTATAAAGCCGACCAGACTGCGGCTGAGCTGATAGGAACTCCCGCTCCGTTAGCCACTGCTTTATCTAAACTGGATCAATTTTCCAAAAAGATTCCTATGGAAGCGGAACCTGCGACAGCGCATATGTTTATAGTCAGCCCTTTGACCGGTAAAGATTTAGCCAGTTTGTTCAGCACCCACCCACCTATTGAAAAACGTATTTCAGCTTTAATGGAACTTTCAGTGGAGCCTGTGGCAAGTCTCTCATCCTCGGACAGAGGTGGGCCATCATCTCGTTCGAACTATGAATGGTGA